In Marivirga salinae, a single window of DNA contains:
- the lpcA gene encoding D-sedoheptulose 7-phosphate isomerase → MINLIKNELNSAQKTLDDFLNQPEQLANIETAVEMMVDSFKKEGKVMSCGNGGSHCDAMHFAEELSGKFREARPAIAAMALSDISHTTCVGNDYGFDFIFSRAIEALGRKGDVLLAISTSGNSKNILEACKAAKAKGMKIIALIGKDGGKLANECDVEIRVPHAGYADRIQEIHIKIIHIFILLIEKRLGYAS, encoded by the coding sequence ATGATCAACCTTATTAAAAATGAATTGAATTCAGCACAGAAAACGCTGGATGATTTTTTAAACCAACCCGAGCAGTTAGCCAATATAGAAACGGCTGTAGAAATGATGGTCGATTCCTTCAAGAAGGAAGGAAAAGTGATGAGTTGTGGAAATGGTGGATCCCACTGTGATGCCATGCATTTTGCCGAAGAATTAAGCGGAAAATTTAGAGAAGCGAGACCAGCCATAGCCGCTATGGCACTCTCCGATATCAGTCATACCACTTGTGTAGGCAATGATTATGGATTCGATTTTATATTCAGTAGAGCAATTGAAGCCTTAGGAAGAAAAGGCGATGTTTTATTAGCCATCAGCACCAGCGGGAATTCAAAAAATATTTTAGAAGCCTGCAAAGCAGCAAAAGCCAAAGGAATGAAGATTATTGCGCTTATAGGTAAGGATGGAGGCAAGTTAGCCAATGAGTGCGATGTGGAAATAAGAGTTCCTCATGCTGGTTATGCTGACAGAATTCAGGAAATTCATATCAAGATTATTCACATTTTTATTTTGCTGATTGAAAAAAGATTAGGGTATGCTAGCTAA